A section of the Neorhizobium galegae bv. orientalis str. HAMBI 540 genome encodes:
- the flgG gene encoding flagellar basal-body rod protein FlgG encodes MRALSVAATGMDAQQTNLEVIANNIANINTTGYKRARAEFSDLLYQSERAQGVPNRANQAIVPEGANIGLGVQTSAVRNIHTQGELTHTENDLDVAIVGRGWYQIQTPDGQTLYSRAGAFNKNAQGQLVTIDGYAVVPNITFPADVSETQITRTGQVMVRVGKSADFTEIGQLTTANFVNEAGLQPLGDNLFAQTAASGEPIVAAPEDPGFGYLKQGYLESSNVDAVREITDLISAQRAYEMNSKVITTADEMATIVSKNLK; translated from the coding sequence ATGAGAGCGCTTTCCGTCGCAGCAACGGGCATGGATGCCCAACAGACCAACCTCGAAGTCATCGCGAACAATATCGCGAACATCAACACGACAGGTTATAAGCGCGCCCGCGCCGAGTTCTCTGATCTGCTCTATCAGAGTGAGCGTGCCCAGGGCGTGCCGAACCGGGCCAACCAGGCGATCGTGCCGGAAGGTGCCAATATCGGCCTCGGCGTACAGACGTCCGCCGTGCGCAACATCCATACGCAGGGTGAACTGACCCACACTGAGAACGATCTCGACGTCGCGATCGTCGGCCGCGGCTGGTATCAGATCCAGACCCCGGATGGCCAGACGCTCTATAGCCGCGCCGGCGCCTTCAACAAGAATGCCCAGGGCCAGCTGGTCACGATCGACGGTTATGCGGTCGTGCCGAACATCACCTTCCCGGCAGATGTCAGCGAAACGCAGATCACCCGCACCGGCCAGGTCATGGTCCGCGTCGGCAAATCCGCGGATTTCACGGAAATCGGCCAGCTCACCACGGCCAACTTCGTCAACGAAGCCGGCCTGCAGCCGCTCGGCGACAACCTGTTTGCGCAGACCGCCGCATCCGGCGAGCCGATCGTCGCAGCCCCCGAGGATCCGGGCTTCGGTTACCTGAAGCAGGGCTATCTGGAAAGTTCCAACGTCGACGCCGTCCGCGAGATTACCGATCTGATCTCCGCCCAGCGCGCCTACGAAATGAACTCCAAGGTCATCACCACTGCCGATGAGATGGCTACGATCGTCAGCAAAAACCTGAAATAA